One Microbacter margulisiae genomic window carries:
- a CDS encoding NrtR DNA-binding winged helix domain-containing protein gives MPESTLYPHVSVDCVIFGFTGEKLNILLISRSGINEEECYNDMKLPGSVIYENEDLDDAAYRVLHELTGIKNIYLQQFHSFGSPERTKNPQDIVWLENAIHMKIGRIVTIGYVALIKIGQKLQNFSDKYEAHWCDINNIGQLAFDHNIIVEKALDYVRLKLEDDPIGLYELLPKRFTEAELRNLHEIIFGTKVDIRNFHKKFLSLHYVVPLDEKQENVAHRAARYYRFDKIIYNQIHR, from the coding sequence ATGCCAGAATCAACACTATACCCTCATGTATCAGTCGATTGCGTTATTTTTGGCTTTACCGGTGAAAAGCTCAACATCCTGTTGATTTCAAGGAGTGGAATCAACGAAGAAGAGTGTTATAATGACATGAAGTTACCGGGAAGTGTGATTTATGAAAATGAAGATCTTGACGATGCTGCTTATCGTGTTCTTCATGAATTAACCGGGATCAAAAATATCTATCTTCAGCAGTTCCATAGTTTTGGTTCTCCTGAAAGAACTAAGAATCCACAGGATATAGTTTGGCTGGAAAATGCCATTCATATGAAAATAGGCAGAATCGTTACTATCGGGTATGTGGCACTTATCAAGATAGGACAAAAACTACAAAACTTTTCCGACAAATATGAGGCGCATTGGTGCGATATAAATAACATTGGACAACTGGCGTTCGATCATAATATCATTGTAGAAAAAGCGCTTGACTACGTAAGGCTAAAACTCGAAGATGATCCTATTGGACTTTACGAATTGCTTCCAAAGCGTTTTACTGAAGCGGAATTGCGTAATTTGCACGAGATCATTTTTGGCACAAAAGTGGATATTCGCAACTTTCATAAAAAATTTCTGTCCTTGCACTATGTTGTGCCACTTGACGAAAAGCAAGAGAATGTGGCACATCGCGCTGCCCGTTATTATCGTTTTGATAAAATCATTTATAATCAGATACATCGCTAA
- a CDS encoding DUF1015 domain-containing protein — protein sequence MATIRPFCGLRPPKQWVKQIASRPYDVLNSDEARNEAAGNDKSLYHIIKPEIDFPTGTDEHDPRVYEKAAENFHLFQEKGWLVKDTTANYYIYAQVMNGKTQYGLCVAASVEDYMNGAIKKHELTRRDKEEDRMKHVRITNANMEPVFLAYPHHQELDEIVSQIVLQQPEYKFIASDGIEHLFWIVDNAATINYITEIFSEIPSLYIADGHHRSAAAALVGHEKKLQNPGHKGDEEYNFFMAVCFPDNQLAIMDYNRLVKDLNGLTDSEFLSRLSDSFIINEKGSSPFKPNALHHFSLYLSGRWYELQAKPATYNDNDPIEVLDVTISSRFILDEILDIKDLRSDKRIDFVGGIRGLNALQQRVDSGEMKLALALYPVSMQQLIAIADTGNIMPPKTTWFEPKLRSGLVIHTLE from the coding sequence ATGGCAACGATACGACCTTTTTGTGGTTTACGCCCACCAAAACAATGGGTTAAACAAATCGCATCTCGTCCTTATGACGTACTAAATTCTGATGAAGCACGTAACGAAGCAGCTGGAAACGACAAATCACTGTATCACATTATCAAACCTGAAATTGATTTTCCTACCGGAACAGATGAACACGATCCCCGTGTGTATGAAAAAGCAGCAGAGAATTTTCATCTCTTTCAAGAAAAAGGCTGGCTTGTTAAAGATACCACTGCAAATTATTATATTTATGCTCAGGTAATGAACGGAAAAACTCAGTACGGCCTATGTGTTGCCGCTTCTGTAGAAGATTATATGAATGGGGCTATAAAAAAACATGAGCTGACACGCCGAGACAAAGAAGAAGATCGAATGAAACATGTTCGCATCACCAACGCTAATATGGAACCGGTTTTTCTTGCATATCCCCATCATCAGGAACTGGATGAAATAGTAAGCCAAATCGTGCTGCAACAACCGGAATACAAATTCATAGCTTCTGATGGCATTGAGCATTTGTTTTGGATTGTTGACAATGCCGCAACGATTAATTATATTACAGAAATTTTTTCAGAGATTCCCTCCCTTTACATAGCAGACGGTCACCATCGTTCAGCTGCTGCAGCGTTAGTTGGCCATGAAAAAAAGCTACAAAATCCAGGTCATAAAGGGGATGAAGAATATAATTTCTTTATGGCCGTATGTTTCCCTGATAATCAGCTTGCTATTATGGATTACAACCGTTTAGTCAAAGATCTGAATGGCTTAACAGATTCGGAATTCTTATCAAGGTTATCAGACTCGTTTATAATCAATGAAAAGGGGTCATCTCCGTTCAAACCTAATGCTCTACATCATTTTTCATTGTATCTTTCAGGAAGATGGTACGAGTTGCAAGCCAAACCTGCAACATACAATGACAACGATCCGATTGAAGTACTGGATGTAACCATATCTTCACGATTTATTTTAGACGAAATTCTAGACATTAAAGATTTAAGAAGCGACAAACGGATTGATTTCGTAGGAGGAATTCGTGGATTGAACGCGTTACAGCAACGGGTTGACAGTGGTGAAATGAAGTTAGCATTAGCATTGTATCCTGTTTCTATGCAACAACTCATAGCAATTGCAGATACGGGAAATATCATGCCCCCAAAAACAACATGGTTTGAGCCAAAATTACGATCAGGACTTGTTATTCATACATTGGAATAA
- a CDS encoding DUF4294 domain-containing protein yields the protein MKKILVILLPFIMVSAYGQQTNYDQWLNDLQRKQQIYNDLCYTLHLPSKSKVCAYEIDGKDTLFLYTMNDVYCFPPLKFKNKREERFYWKTVYDVKRVLPYARMASRLLLTVDQHLATLQTEQEKKAYIKQVQKTLFKQYDKDLRSMTINQGKLLVRMIDRECNQTAYSIIQEFKGPVTAWFWQGIAKLFGSNLKAQYDPENRDRIIERVIILVEAGEL from the coding sequence ATGAAAAAGATATTGGTGATATTGTTGCCGTTTATCATGGTATCAGCCTATGGTCAACAGACGAATTACGACCAGTGGCTGAATGATCTTCAGCGGAAGCAACAAATATACAACGATTTATGTTATACTCTCCATTTGCCTTCCAAAAGCAAGGTATGTGCATATGAAATTGATGGGAAAGATACACTGTTTCTTTACACCATGAATGATGTATACTGTTTCCCCCCATTGAAATTTAAAAATAAGCGGGAAGAAAGATTTTACTGGAAAACTGTGTACGATGTAAAACGCGTACTCCCCTATGCACGAATGGCATCCCGTTTACTACTAACAGTAGATCAACATTTGGCAACACTGCAAACAGAACAAGAAAAAAAAGCATATATCAAACAAGTGCAAAAAACCTTATTCAAGCAATATGACAAAGATCTTCGTTCCATGACCATTAACCAAGGGAAGTTATTAGTCAGAATGATCGACCGGGAATGTAACCAAACTGCGTATTCCATTATTCAGGAGTTCAAAGGTCCTGTCACAGCTTGGTTTTGGCAGGGAATTGCAAAATTATTCGGATCAAATTTAAAAGCTCAATATGATCCTGAAAACAGAGACCGCATTATCGAACGTGTTATTATACTGGTAGAAGCTGGAGAACTATAA
- a CDS encoding xylulokinase, producing MYLLGYDIGSSSIKASLVNAETGKCVAEDFSPKQEMSITALRAGWAEQHPDQWWNNLKIATLSILNTSKVSPADIKAIGISYQMHGLVIIDKQQQVLRPSIIWCDSRAVPYGENAFKTIGKTTCLEHLLNSPGNFTAAKLAWIKQHEPELYDKIDKIMLPGDYIAMRMTGKAVTTISGLSEGIFWDFKKNYISKPLLDYFGFSSNILPDIVPTFGIQGELMPHIAKELGLAAGIPVTYRAGDQPNNALSLNVFNPGEIAATAGTSGVVYGVNAQINYDPLSRVNMFAHVNHSVDQPRLGVLLCINGTSILNTWIKNNVAPENLSYKEIDQLAATVPVGAAGLSVLPFGNGAERVLSNKETGCSINGINFNIHSKAHVIRAAQEGIAFSFKYGIDIMNNLGMEIKVIRAGKANMFLSSLFRETLSTITGATIELYDTDGAIGAAKGAGIGVGIFKNNEEAFASLTKMETITPNRKQEEAVHIAYDKWENTLNTVLSSSCTEK from the coding sequence ATGTATTTATTAGGCTACGATATTGGCAGCTCATCCATAAAAGCAAGTTTAGTTAATGCCGAAACAGGGAAATGTGTAGCAGAAGATTTTTCGCCGAAACAGGAAATGTCTATAACTGCTTTACGGGCCGGATGGGCAGAACAACATCCAGATCAATGGTGGAATAATCTCAAAATAGCCACATTGTCCATACTAAATACGTCAAAAGTATCTCCGGCAGATATTAAAGCCATTGGCATTTCTTATCAAATGCACGGATTGGTCATAATAGACAAGCAACAGCAGGTGCTTCGACCGTCTATTATTTGGTGCGATAGTCGTGCGGTTCCTTATGGCGAAAATGCTTTCAAAACTATTGGAAAAACAACATGTTTAGAACATTTGCTAAATTCTCCCGGTAATTTTACAGCGGCAAAACTTGCATGGATAAAACAACATGAACCGGAATTATATGACAAGATAGACAAGATTATGTTGCCCGGAGACTATATTGCCATGCGCATGACAGGTAAAGCGGTGACAACTATATCAGGATTATCGGAAGGTATATTTTGGGATTTCAAAAAGAACTATATATCCAAACCTTTACTTGATTATTTCGGATTCTCATCTAATATCTTGCCTGATATTGTACCAACTTTTGGCATACAAGGAGAGCTTATGCCTCATATTGCCAAAGAACTAGGATTGGCAGCAGGAATTCCGGTAACATACCGGGCAGGTGATCAGCCTAACAATGCTTTATCGCTTAATGTATTTAATCCAGGAGAAATAGCAGCCACAGCTGGAACTTCAGGCGTAGTGTACGGTGTTAATGCCCAAATAAATTACGATCCATTATCACGTGTCAACATGTTTGCCCATGTGAACCATTCTGTCGATCAACCTCGTTTAGGAGTATTGCTATGCATCAACGGTACAAGTATTCTCAACACATGGATTAAAAATAATGTGGCACCGGAGAATCTTAGTTACAAAGAAATTGATCAATTAGCCGCAACCGTTCCTGTCGGAGCGGCTGGATTATCCGTGCTTCCTTTTGGGAATGGGGCGGAAAGAGTTTTGAGCAATAAAGAAACCGGCTGTTCAATAAACGGAATCAATTTCAACATTCACAGCAAAGCCCATGTCATACGTGCTGCACAAGAGGGAATTGCGTTCTCGTTCAAATATGGCATTGATATAATGAACAATTTGGGCATGGAAATCAAAGTAATTCGTGCCGGCAAAGCGAATATGTTCCTCAGTTCTTTGTTCCGTGAGACGCTTTCAACCATTACGGGAGCTACAATAGAACTTTATGATACTGACGGAGCTATAGGAGCAGCCAAGGGAGCAGGTATTGGCGTAGGAATCTTCAAAAATAATGAAGAAGCTTTTGCTTCGCTTACAAAAATGGAAACGATCACCCCAAACAGAAAACAAGAAGAAGCTGTTCATATTGCTTATGACAAATGGGAGAACACATTAAATACTGTTTTATCATCTTCGTGTACAGAAAAATAA
- the recN gene encoding DNA repair protein RecN: protein MLCSLYIENYVLIERLSIDFGQGFSVITGETGAGKSIILGALGLILGQRTDSKAIREGASKCVIEGTFTIVSYDLQPFFATNELEYADETIIRREIYASGKSRAFINDSPVGLLQLKELGEKLIDIHSQHQNLLLQHSAFQLNVVDIVANTRLLLKEYQNAFASYQIKQKQLVDLRSLSLQKQAERDYLLFQWQQLLDAKLVDDEQEMLEEELNILQHAGEIKDYLQKTLHIIDGHDNAVLSSLKEAMGMMRHAQQLFPAMEEYERRIDSIQIELKDITGELGKHEMSIDVEPDRLLQVQQRLDELYSLEQKHRVTTLSALIDLRDKFATELKHIEEFDEDILTLEKETAHLLQEVVVLGEQLSVEREKSFSVIVQHVEKQLRQLGMKHVVFQVERKQLTDWTLIGHDEIQFLFSSNMQVKPQPVAQIASGGEISRVMLSLKSLIANTKSLPTIIFDEIDMGISGEIANAMSLIMKQLGGVMQVIAITHLPQIAAKGMFHYRVSKTIHNAISETTIQKLSETERVAEIATMLSGASVTQAAIDNAKQLLAGA from the coding sequence ATGTTATGTTCTTTATACATTGAAAATTATGTTCTGATAGAACGCCTTTCCATAGATTTTGGCCAAGGCTTTTCGGTTATAACTGGTGAAACAGGTGCTGGAAAATCTATTATTTTAGGGGCCTTAGGTTTAATTTTAGGACAGCGAACGGATTCAAAGGCAATTCGGGAAGGGGCGTCAAAGTGTGTGATAGAAGGAACTTTTACTATTGTATCATATGACTTGCAGCCTTTCTTTGCAACTAATGAATTGGAATATGCAGATGAAACCATTATTCGGCGCGAAATTTATGCTTCAGGCAAATCACGGGCCTTTATAAACGACTCACCGGTTGGGCTGCTACAATTGAAGGAATTGGGAGAAAAATTAATCGATATTCATTCTCAACACCAGAATCTATTACTTCAACATAGTGCTTTCCAATTGAATGTTGTTGATATAGTTGCAAATACCAGACTCCTTTTAAAAGAATACCAGAATGCTTTTGCTTCCTATCAAATAAAGCAAAAACAATTAGTCGATTTACGTAGTCTGTCTTTACAAAAACAGGCCGAGCGGGATTATTTATTGTTTCAATGGCAGCAACTACTTGATGCAAAATTAGTTGATGACGAGCAAGAAATGCTCGAAGAAGAACTAAATATTTTGCAACATGCAGGAGAGATCAAAGATTATTTGCAAAAAACGTTACATATAATTGATGGTCACGACAATGCTGTATTATCTTCTTTAAAAGAAGCCATGGGAATGATGCGCCACGCCCAACAACTCTTTCCTGCCATGGAAGAGTATGAACGACGTATTGATTCTATACAGATAGAACTAAAAGATATTACCGGAGAGCTAGGCAAGCATGAAATGTCAATTGATGTGGAGCCGGATCGTTTGCTACAAGTACAACAGCGGCTGGATGAACTTTATAGCCTGGAGCAAAAGCATCGTGTGACTACACTTTCAGCGTTAATTGATTTGCGTGATAAGTTTGCGACGGAATTAAAACATATTGAAGAATTTGATGAGGATATTTTGACACTTGAAAAAGAAACTGCTCATTTGCTCCAGGAAGTTGTTGTTTTAGGTGAGCAATTATCTGTTGAAAGAGAAAAATCTTTTTCTGTAATAGTTCAACATGTTGAAAAACAACTTAGACAATTGGGGATGAAACACGTTGTTTTTCAGGTTGAGCGAAAACAACTGACCGACTGGACATTGATAGGACACGATGAAATACAATTTTTATTTTCTTCGAACATGCAGGTCAAACCGCAGCCGGTAGCCCAAATTGCATCCGGAGGAGAAATTTCACGTGTAATGCTAAGCCTTAAATCCTTAATTGCTAATACGAAATCATTGCCAACTATTATTTTTGATGAAATCGATATGGGTATTTCAGGTGAAATAGCAAATGCCATGTCATTAATAATGAAACAATTGGGTGGTGTTATGCAAGTAATTGCAATTACTCATTTGCCTCAGATTGCAGCTAAAGGAATGTTTCATTATCGCGTTTCTAAAACAATTCATAATGCAATATCAGAAACAACAATTCAAAAATTATCTGAAACAGAAAGAGTTGCCGAAATTGCGACAATGCTGAGCGGAGCTTCCGTAACCCAGGCTGCGATTGATAACGCTAAGCAGCTACTTGCCGGAGCATAA
- the xylE gene encoding D-xylose transporter XylE encodes MSFIDTSSKNTVSSYNKGNPVYIMLLTLVATLGGLLFGYDTAVVNGAEKSLVEFYIYKTTATGYNYVSDIVSVISQYRLMMVIVLYLVFFIISGQLIKLMGLKKGGIVGILIIAIFTIWAVNFLTKAIPTNPADIKDTADAVKGFVVASALIGCIIGGALAGFISRAIGRKNGLIIAAVAFFISAIGAWHPESFNIFGTLDVYAFVIFRIIGGIGVGIASMISPMYIAEIAPANSRGKLVSFNQFAIIFGMLVIYFVNYFIAKQGNEQWLVATGWRWMFFSGAIPAGLFLILLFFVPETPRYLALKGKDSQALKVLEKIAGKDSAPTVLEEIKSTLHEVNAPWLSYGFLVIFIGIMLSVFQQFVGINVVLYYAGNIFRNMGASTDSSLLQTIIVGIVNLTFTVVAILTVDKFGRKPLMIIGSIGMAISMIALGFTFFSGHVGLLALIFMLLYTAAFAMSWGPVCWVLLAEIFPNSIRGAMSIAVAAQWIANWIVSLTFPMMNDNTWLTNQFHHGFSYWIYGIMGILSAIFMWKFVPETKGKKLEEMESLWKKKNK; translated from the coding sequence ATGTCATTCATAGACACATCATCGAAAAACACCGTAAGCTCTTACAATAAAGGGAATCCGGTCTATATTATGTTGCTGACTTTAGTAGCAACTTTGGGAGGTTTATTATTTGGATATGACACGGCTGTAGTTAATGGAGCAGAAAAATCATTGGTAGAATTTTATATTTACAAAACGACAGCCACTGGATATAATTATGTATCAGATATTGTTTCAGTTATTAGCCAATATCGTCTGATGATGGTTATTGTATTATATCTTGTCTTTTTTATCATAAGTGGACAATTAATCAAACTGATGGGATTAAAGAAAGGAGGTATTGTCGGTATCCTGATTATTGCGATTTTTACCATATGGGCAGTAAATTTTCTTACCAAAGCAATTCCGACTAATCCGGCTGACATCAAAGATACGGCAGACGCTGTGAAGGGATTTGTCGTTGCCAGCGCGCTAATCGGATGTATTATCGGAGGTGCTTTAGCAGGTTTTATCTCACGTGCTATTGGACGTAAAAACGGATTAATCATTGCAGCAGTAGCATTTTTCATTTCAGCCATCGGAGCCTGGCATCCTGAAAGTTTCAATATTTTCGGAACTTTAGACGTTTATGCTTTCGTGATCTTTCGGATTATTGGTGGCATTGGAGTTGGTATTGCATCTATGATTTCGCCTATGTATATTGCAGAGATAGCACCTGCTAATAGTCGAGGAAAATTAGTATCATTCAACCAATTCGCCATCATTTTTGGCATGTTGGTTATCTATTTTGTCAATTATTTCATAGCCAAACAAGGAAATGAACAATGGTTGGTTGCTACCGGATGGAGATGGATGTTTTTCTCAGGAGCTATCCCAGCTGGATTGTTCTTAATTCTTTTATTCTTTGTACCGGAAACACCCCGTTATCTTGCATTAAAAGGGAAAGATAGCCAAGCATTAAAAGTATTGGAAAAGATTGCTGGCAAAGACAGTGCCCCCACTGTACTGGAAGAAATCAAAAGTACGTTGCACGAAGTTAATGCTCCGTGGCTTTCATACGGGTTTCTGGTGATTTTTATTGGCATCATGCTCTCTGTGTTTCAACAATTTGTAGGCATTAATGTCGTACTTTATTATGCAGGAAATATCTTCCGAAATATGGGTGCTTCTACAGATTCATCCCTTTTGCAAACTATTATCGTTGGCATTGTCAATCTGACATTCACAGTTGTTGCTATACTGACAGTAGATAAGTTTGGCCGTAAACCATTAATGATCATTGGCTCTATCGGCATGGCTATTAGCATGATCGCTCTTGGATTCACATTCTTCTCAGGACATGTTGGACTGTTAGCTTTGATCTTTATGCTTCTTTACACAGCAGCCTTTGCAATGAGTTGGGGTCCTGTTTGCTGGGTTTTACTGGCAGAAATTTTTCCGAATTCCATCAGGGGAGCAATGTCTATTGCAGTCGCTGCGCAATGGATTGCCAACTGGATAGTATCGCTAACATTCCCTATGATGAATGACAACACTTGGCTCACAAATCAATTCCATCATGGATTTTCATATTGGATATATGGAATCATGGGAATTCTATCCGCTATATTTATGTGGAAGTTTGTCCCTGAAACAAAAGGGAAAAAGTTGGAAGAGATGGAGAGCCTTTGGAAAAAGAAAAACAAATAA
- the xylA gene encoding xylose isomerase — MSILLGDKEFFPGIGQIKFEGKESKNPFAFRYYDAEKVVLGRKMKDWLRFSMAYWHTLCGTGGDPFGPGTKVFPWDAKSNAVERAKDKMDAAFEFMTKIGINYYCFHDIDLVDSSSFNEYEKNLHAIVDYAKQKQAASGVKLLWGTANVFSNPRFMNGAATNPDFQAVACAGFQIKNALDATIALGGENYVFWGGREGYMSLLNTNMKLEKENLARMLTMARDYARGQGFKGTFFIEPKPMEPTKHQYDVDSETVIGFLRAHGLDKDFKLNIEVNHATLAGHSFEHELQAAVDAGMLGSIDANRGDAQNGWDTDQFPIDIYELTQAWLIILEAGGLVGGTNFDAKTRRNSTDLDDIFIAHIAGMDVFARALETAATILEQSDYKKMRAERYASFNNGEGKLFTQSQLTLEDLHKIALRDGEPKQISGKQELYEALINMYI, encoded by the coding sequence ATGAGTATTTTATTAGGGGATAAAGAATTTTTCCCAGGCATTGGCCAAATTAAATTTGAAGGAAAAGAAAGCAAAAATCCATTTGCATTTCGTTATTATGATGCTGAAAAAGTAGTTCTTGGACGCAAAATGAAAGATTGGTTGCGATTCTCGATGGCCTATTGGCATACATTATGTGGAACAGGAGGCGATCCATTTGGACCAGGCACCAAAGTATTTCCGTGGGACGCAAAATCAAACGCCGTGGAAAGGGCTAAGGACAAAATGGATGCTGCATTTGAGTTCATGACCAAAATAGGCATAAACTACTATTGCTTTCATGACATTGACTTAGTCGATTCATCTTCATTCAATGAGTATGAAAAGAATCTGCATGCAATTGTTGATTATGCAAAACAAAAGCAAGCTGCTTCGGGAGTTAAACTGCTTTGGGGTACAGCAAATGTCTTCAGTAATCCTCGTTTTATGAATGGAGCCGCCACAAATCCTGATTTTCAAGCAGTAGCATGCGCCGGATTTCAAATCAAAAATGCATTAGACGCTACTATCGCTTTAGGAGGTGAAAATTATGTGTTCTGGGGTGGACGTGAAGGTTATATGAGTTTGCTCAACACCAACATGAAGCTGGAAAAAGAAAATTTGGCCAGAATGCTCACCATGGCACGAGACTATGCAAGGGGACAAGGTTTCAAGGGGACTTTCTTTATAGAACCAAAACCAATGGAACCAACGAAACATCAATATGATGTAGATTCGGAAACTGTCATCGGATTCCTGCGAGCACATGGCCTTGACAAAGATTTCAAATTAAATATTGAAGTAAATCATGCCACTTTGGCCGGGCATTCATTTGAACATGAATTGCAGGCAGCAGTGGATGCAGGTATGCTTGGTTCGATAGATGCCAACCGCGGCGATGCTCAAAACGGATGGGATACTGATCAGTTTCCAATTGATATTTATGAACTAACACAGGCCTGGTTAATCATTCTTGAAGCAGGTGGATTAGTTGGGGGGACAAACTTTGATGCAAAGACACGTCGGAATTCGACAGATCTTGACGACATTTTCATTGCTCATATTGCAGGGATGGATGTGTTTGCCCGTGCATTAGAAACAGCAGCTACTATTCTTGAACAATCTGATTACAAGAAAATGCGTGCAGAACGTTATGCTTCTTTTAACAATGGAGAAGGAAAATTGTTTACTCAAAGCCAATTAACTCTGGAAGATTTGCATAAAATTGCACTTCGCGACGGAGAACCCAAACAAATCAGTGGTAAACAAGAATTGTACGAAGCTCTAATTAATATGTATATCTAA
- a CDS encoding DUF4835 family protein has protein sequence MKKLVLLFLLSNILLRLSAQELNCHVQINASMIQGTNTRAFSTLEKALNDWMNSRQWTNLDYSPVEKIDCNFIFTVKAYSNNYFTTELQVQSRRPVFNSSYETSLFNFQDKNVNFNYVEGQSMEINENQVDNNLLAVMMFYGYIILGEDADSFALKGGTSFFQRANSIVNSMQSSTESGWKAFESDQNRYALINGILDPKLASIRTLNYEYNRLGLDMMADNPDNGRATIAQALTLLKQANNNAPSNIVISIFLNSKIDEIADIFTQGTTSERNGVYSVLMQVAPALANRFDKIQNNN, from the coding sequence ATGAAAAAATTGGTGTTATTGTTTCTTTTAAGTAACATATTGTTACGCCTTTCTGCTCAGGAGCTGAATTGTCATGTGCAGATAAACGCCAGCATGATACAAGGTACCAATACGCGTGCTTTTTCTACTCTCGAGAAAGCTCTGAATGATTGGATGAATAGTCGTCAGTGGACCAACCTCGATTATTCACCTGTCGAGAAGATTGATTGTAATTTTATTTTTACGGTTAAAGCATATTCTAATAATTATTTTACTACTGAGTTACAGGTTCAATCACGTCGTCCCGTCTTTAATTCTTCTTATGAGACATCTCTTTTTAATTTTCAGGATAAGAATGTAAACTTCAATTATGTGGAAGGACAATCCATGGAAATCAATGAAAATCAGGTCGATAATAATTTGTTGGCAGTCATGATGTTTTATGGATACATTATTTTAGGCGAAGATGCCGATTCATTTGCTTTAAAAGGGGGAACCTCATTTTTTCAACGCGCAAATTCTATTGTCAACTCAATGCAATCATCTACCGAATCAGGATGGAAAGCTTTTGAAAGTGATCAAAATCGATATGCATTGATTAATGGCATTTTAGATCCAAAATTAGCTTCAATACGAACTTTGAATTATGAATATAATCGTCTCGGCTTAGACATGATGGCTGATAATCCGGATAATGGTCGGGCAACCATTGCTCAGGCTCTAACTTTATTAAAACAGGCCAATAATAATGCTCCCTCAAATATTGTGATCTCAATATTTCTAAACTCAAAAATTGACGAAATTGCCGATATTTTTACTCAAGGAACTACCAGTGAACGAAATGGAGTCTATTCTGTCCTAATGCAAGTTGCCCCAGCATTAGCTAACCGTTTTGATAAAATACAAAATAACAATTAA
- a CDS encoding T9SS type A sorting domain-containing protein, translated as MKQSLLYISFILTLFITTNLQAQNQRQNSMSISASQRMTVVVNEDHVMTVTNAPANSILEIFSLVGTKVAEKRVVYNHQEFALDLPVGYYIVRIGDQTQKIVIR; from the coding sequence ATGAAACAATCTTTACTCTACATTTCTTTTATTCTTACTTTATTCATCACAACAAATCTTCAAGCACAAAATCAACGACAAAATTCAATGTCCATAAGTGCTTCGCAGCGAATGACTGTTGTGGTGAATGAAGATCATGTAATGACTGTCACCAATGCTCCGGCAAATTCGATACTTGAGATTTTTAGTTTAGTAGGAACGAAAGTTGCTGAAAAAAGAGTGGTATATAATCATCAGGAATTTGCCTTGGATTTACCGGTGGGTTATTATATTGTGCGCATTGGAGATCAGACACAAAAAATTGTAATTCGATAG